A single genomic interval of Paenibacillus macerans harbors:
- the murC gene encoding UDP-N-acetylmuramate--L-alanine ligase: MSAIARVMLEMGYTVTGSDVAAQELTEKLAAKGAKIYIGHTAEQVHGADLVVYSTALPQDNVERIEAQEQGIPILHRSQMLARLLNERSGIAIAGTHGKTTTSSMIALVMESCGADPTYIIGGELMDVGTNAKAGQGKFVVAEADESDGSFLQYHPWIGVVTNIEADHLENYGGDFGRLKEAYVQFLNQIKPGGRAVVCGDDRNVQELMPSLSCGMITYGIETACDYSAHDIELGDRCVTFQMRRGSEELGTVELSVPGRHNAYNAMATIIVCLEAGIPFADITEALRKFHGAKRRFQVLGEMDGILIIDDYAHHPTEIQATIAAAKATGKRIIAVFQPQRYTRTFFLLDAFSRAFGDADEVIITDIYSPAGEKEIEGVHSAKLVELIKENSNSGARYLPTKQDVLEDLQGRLQPGDLVLTMGAGDIYKVGYELAKGLSS, encoded by the coding sequence ATGAGCGCCATTGCCCGCGTCATGCTGGAAATGGGCTATACCGTCACCGGATCGGATGTCGCAGCCCAGGAGTTAACGGAGAAGCTTGCCGCCAAAGGAGCGAAAATCTATATCGGCCATACGGCCGAGCAGGTGCACGGAGCAGACCTGGTCGTCTACTCGACGGCGCTGCCGCAGGACAACGTGGAGCGGATCGAAGCGCAGGAGCAGGGAATCCCGATCCTGCATCGCTCGCAAATGCTCGCCCGGCTGCTGAATGAACGGAGCGGGATCGCGATTGCCGGGACGCACGGCAAAACGACGACCTCGTCGATGATCGCGCTGGTGATGGAGAGTTGCGGGGCGGACCCCACTTACATTATCGGCGGCGAACTGATGGATGTCGGTACGAACGCCAAAGCGGGGCAGGGCAAGTTCGTCGTCGCCGAAGCGGACGAGAGCGACGGCTCCTTCCTGCAGTATCATCCTTGGATTGGCGTTGTGACCAACATTGAGGCCGATCATTTGGAAAATTACGGCGGCGATTTCGGCCGTCTTAAGGAAGCATATGTTCAATTTCTGAACCAGATCAAACCGGGAGGCAGGGCGGTCGTTTGCGGCGATGACCGGAATGTGCAGGAGCTGATGCCAAGCCTTTCGTGCGGCATGATCACTTACGGCATCGAAACGGCCTGCGATTATTCGGCCCATGACATTGAGCTGGGCGATCGCTGTGTCACGTTCCAGATGAGACGCGGCAGCGAGGAGCTCGGCACGGTCGAATTGTCCGTTCCGGGCCGGCATAATGCGTATAATGCGATGGCAACAATCATCGTCTGCCTGGAGGCGGGGATTCCGTTCGCGGATATTACCGAGGCGCTGCGGAAATTCCATGGGGCGAAGCGGCGTTTTCAGGTGCTGGGGGAAATGGACGGCATCCTCATCATCGACGATTACGCCCACCATCCGACGGAGATTCAGGCCACGATCGCAGCGGCCAAAGCGACGGGCAAACGGATTATCGCCGTCTTTCAGCCGCAGCGCTATACGCGGACCTTCTTCCTGCTCGATGCGTTCAGCCGGGCGTTTGGCGACGCGGATGAAGTGATCATCACCGACATCTACTCCCCGGCCGGGGAGAAGGAGATTGAAGGGGTGCATTCCGCAAAGCTGGTGGAATTGATCAAGGAAAACAGCAACTCCGGTGCCCGCTACCTGCCGACGAAGCAGGACGTGCTTGAGGATTTGCAGGGCCGGCTGCAACCCGGCGATCTGGTGCTCACGATGGGCGCCGGGGATATTTATAAAGTTGGCTACGAGCTGGCCAAAGGATTGTCCAGCTAA
- a CDS encoding SPOR domain-containing protein yields MNKAKMTFRFDQNGREVRAVLPDQDNAKNDGAAWRHTVELPAIDTPTRNMPTRDMPTGDTLTEDAPTEDALWNKEPEVVPPERPARYRAVETVDSWGDPFTDHTGMGLTVFPGGRAKGDLLREADDFERGETAEPYNIRDDGDDPWGPRYEDTPYYTRPTRSSGWKVAGSLTGAIVTGALFGYVVLSLFNQEMQLPLPGIGTPEQSAADQTASVPAMAQTGAEEKKIEESLPRISFALPEQTYYFLQYGVFSTAQGVQLAQEELQASGLAAARDTVDEKRVYAGVSTDREQSKLLSGQLKAAGVHLILHEVALPATASAEFAGDREALEGYMAQSAELVRLLSTASASLLSEASPQPLSDEEVKQLGRMHQSWTESAAAVRGKWPAALETYAGEMEKAMNGAVEALGEFNKSGAKTLLWEVQNEMMRFIMAEQVIIHGVNPGENR; encoded by the coding sequence GTGAACAAAGCGAAAATGACATTCCGGTTTGACCAAAACGGGCGGGAGGTTCGTGCCGTACTCCCGGATCAAGACAATGCAAAAAACGATGGGGCCGCGTGGCGGCATACGGTTGAACTCCCGGCAATAGATACGCCAACAAGAAATATGCCAACAAGGGATATGCCAACAGGGGATACGTTAACAGAAGATGCGCCGACAGAGGATGCGTTATGGAACAAAGAACCCGAGGTCGTACCGCCGGAGAGACCTGCCCGATACCGCGCGGTGGAGACCGTGGATTCGTGGGGCGACCCTTTTACCGATCATACCGGCATGGGATTGACGGTTTTTCCGGGGGGGCGGGCCAAGGGCGATTTGCTGAGGGAAGCGGACGATTTTGAGCGAGGAGAGACGGCGGAGCCATACAACATACGGGACGACGGTGACGATCCATGGGGCCCACGGTATGAGGACACGCCCTATTACACCCGTCCCACAAGATCGTCCGGCTGGAAGGTGGCGGGCTCCTTAACCGGAGCGATCGTTACCGGCGCTTTATTCGGCTATGTCGTATTGTCCCTGTTTAACCAGGAAATGCAGCTCCCGCTGCCAGGGATCGGCACGCCGGAGCAAAGCGCGGCCGATCAGACGGCCAGCGTTCCGGCGATGGCCCAAACCGGAGCGGAAGAAAAGAAAATAGAGGAATCGCTTCCTCGGATCAGCTTTGCGCTTCCGGAGCAGACGTATTATTTTCTCCAATACGGGGTGTTCAGCACGGCCCAAGGGGTGCAGCTGGCGCAGGAGGAACTGCAGGCTTCCGGGCTGGCGGCCGCGCGCGATACGGTCGATGAGAAGAGGGTCTACGCGGGCGTATCGACGGACCGGGAACAATCCAAACTGCTGAGCGGCCAATTGAAAGCCGCCGGCGTACACCTGATTTTGCATGAGGTGGCTCTGCCCGCTACAGCCAGCGCGGAGTTTGCGGGCGACCGGGAAGCGCTCGAAGGGTATATGGCGCAAAGCGCCGAGCTCGTGCGTTTGCTGAGTACCGCGTCGGCATCCCTGCTGAGCGAAGCGAGTCCGCAGCCGCTTAGCGACGAGGAGGTTAAGCAATTGGGCCGCATGCACCAATCCTGGACTGAGAGCGCGGCCGCGGTGCGGGGTAAATGGCCGGCGGCTCTGGAAACTTATGCCGGGGAGATGGAAAAGGCGATGAACGGGGCGGTAGAAGCCCTGGGAGAATTCAATAAAAGCGGAGCGAAAACGCTGCTTTGGGAAGTGCAAAACGAGATGATGCGCTTCATCATGGCGGAACAGGTTATCATTCACGGCGTAAACCCTGGGGAGAACCGCTGA
- a CDS encoding Maf family protein, with protein METAQLRRIILASTSPRRRELISSLQIPFQVVPSHADESTPPGWAPEQIVMELAGRKADAVYHALESSERDAVIVGSDTIVVRDGAVLGKPKDEAEAAEMLHSLQGRSHTVFTGVACVDGLTGRRKVEYRSTLVTMKALTEAEVQAYARSGEGLDKAGAYAIQGLGATIVTGIEGCYFNVVGLPLSLLVDMLADFGIRVL; from the coding sequence TTGGAAACCGCACAATTACGCCGGATTATTCTCGCTTCCACATCACCTCGCAGGCGTGAATTGATCTCTTCCTTGCAAATCCCGTTTCAAGTCGTACCCAGCCATGCGGACGAATCGACGCCGCCGGGATGGGCTCCGGAGCAAATCGTTATGGAGCTTGCCGGCCGAAAGGCGGATGCGGTTTATCATGCGCTGGAATCGTCCGAACGGGATGCGGTGATTGTCGGAAGCGACACGATCGTCGTCCGCGACGGGGCTGTTCTTGGCAAGCCCAAGGATGAAGCCGAGGCGGCCGAGATGCTGCATTCCCTGCAGGGCCGCAGCCATACCGTATTTACCGGCGTGGCTTGCGTGGACGGTTTAACCGGCAGAAGGAAGGTCGAATACCGTTCGACCCTGGTGACGATGAAGGCGTTGACCGAAGCGGAGGTCCAAGCCTACGCCCGAAGCGGGGAAGGTCTGGACAAAGCCGGGGCTTACGCCATTCAAGGCCTGGGGGCCACGATCGTGACCGGCATTGAGGGATGCTACTTTAATGTCGTTGGTTTACCTTTATCTTTGCTTGTAGACATGCTGGCGGATTTCGGCATTCGCGTACTTTAA
- the radC gene encoding RadC family protein, translating into MKSTSYMLRDLPVEERPRERMMEFGPGALSNAELLAILLRTGTRSESAIHMAQRVLSEIGGIRGLVDFSLDEMVQLKGIGPAKAIELKAGIELGRRLAKSRLPESETIRSPHIAAELLMEQMRYLQKEHFVCLFLNTKNHIIAQETLSIGSLNASIVHPREVFRAAIKCGSASVVCAHNHPSGDPTPSAEDIRMTNRLCEAGEIVGIDVLDHIVIGDGKFVSLKEQGLM; encoded by the coding sequence ATGAAATCCACTTCTTACATGCTCCGGGACCTTCCCGTGGAGGAACGGCCAAGAGAACGCATGATGGAGTTTGGCCCGGGAGCGCTCAGCAACGCGGAACTGCTGGCGATATTGCTTCGAACGGGCACGCGCAGCGAATCGGCGATTCACATGGCCCAGCGCGTGTTGTCGGAAATCGGCGGCATTCGCGGTCTTGTTGATTTTAGCTTGGACGAAATGGTCCAACTCAAGGGAATTGGCCCGGCGAAAGCGATCGAGCTCAAAGCGGGCATCGAGCTGGGACGGCGGCTGGCCAAATCAAGGCTGCCGGAGTCCGAAACGATCCGCAGCCCGCATATTGCGGCGGAGCTGCTGATGGAACAGATGCGTTATTTGCAGAAGGAACATTTTGTTTGTCTTTTTTTGAATACGAAAAATCATATCATTGCTCAAGAGACGCTTTCCATCGGAAGCCTTAACGCTTCCATCGTTCATCCGCGCGAGGTGTTTCGCGCCGCGATCAAATGCGGCAGCGCCTCGGTCGTCTGCGCGCACAATCACCCGAGCGGCGATCCGACCCCGAGCGCCGAGGATATCCGGATGACCAACCGGCTTTGCGAAGCCGGAGAGATCGTAGGCATCGACGTGCTGGATCATATCGTTATCGGAGATGGAAAATTTGTCAGTTTGAAGGAGCAGGGCTTGATGTAA
- a CDS encoding rod shape-determining protein gives MLGGFTKDLGIDLGTANTLVYTRGKGIIVREPSVVAIHTDTKNIVAVGESAKKMIGRTPGNIRAIRPMKDGVIADFDTTATMIKYFINQAQKQRSLFQRHPNVMVCVPSGITAVEQRAVEDATKQAGAREAYTIEEPFAAAIGADLPVWEPTGSMVVDIGGGTTEVAVISLGGIVTSKSVRVAGDEMDEAIIQYIKRQYNLMIGERTAEQLKMDIGSAMPLEQVETMEIRGRDLVSGLPKTITITSDEISEALGDTVGAIVEAVKVTLEKCPPELAADIMDRGIVLTGGGALLRNLDKLLAGETGMPVIVAENPLDCVAIGTGRALDNIHLFKSKSSSALRSRR, from the coding sequence ATGTTGGGTGGCTTTACGAAAGACTTGGGAATCGATTTGGGGACGGCGAACACGCTCGTTTATACGCGCGGTAAAGGAATTATCGTAAGAGAACCTTCGGTAGTGGCGATACATACCGACACGAAAAATATCGTCGCCGTCGGTGAATCCGCCAAAAAGATGATCGGCCGGACACCCGGCAACATTCGGGCGATTCGACCGATGAAAGACGGGGTTATCGCCGATTTCGATACGACGGCGACGATGATTAAATACTTTATCAACCAGGCGCAGAAGCAGCGTTCGCTGTTCCAACGCCATCCGAATGTAATGGTTTGCGTGCCGTCGGGAATTACGGCGGTTGAGCAGCGCGCCGTCGAGGACGCGACGAAGCAGGCCGGAGCCCGCGAAGCCTATACGATCGAGGAGCCTTTTGCCGCGGCGATCGGGGCCGATCTGCCGGTTTGGGAACCGACCGGGAGCATGGTGGTCGATATCGGCGGAGGCACGACCGAAGTGGCGGTCATTTCGCTCGGCGGCATCGTCACGAGCAAATCGGTGCGTGTGGCCGGGGATGAAATGGATGAAGCGATCATCCAATACATCAAACGTCAATATAATTTAATGATCGGGGAAAGAACCGCGGAACAACTGAAGATGGACATCGGTTCGGCTATGCCTCTCGAGCAGGTGGAGACGATGGAAATTCGCGGGCGCGATCTTGTGAGCGGGCTTCCGAAGACGATCACGATCACCTCGGACGAAATCTCCGAAGCGCTCGGCGATACGGTCGGCGCGATTGTCGAAGCCGTCAAGGTTACGCTTGAGAAATGCCCGCCGGAGCTTGCCGCCGATATTATGGATCGGGGTATCGTGTTAACCGGCGGCGGCGCCTTGCTCCGCAATCTGGACAAACTGCTGGCCGGAGAAACGGGAATGCCCGTCATCGTGGCCGAAAATCCGCTGGATTGCGTAGCGATCGGCACAGGCCGCGCTTTGGACAACATCCACTTGTTCAAATCCAAGAGCAGTTCCGCTCTTCGCTCCAGACGCTGA